TTTCTGAGAGTAAATGACTGGATACAAGGGTAGATGTCCCTTCATTAGCGAGAATTCTTAAATAGTCTCTTAATTCTCTAATTCCGGCTGGATCCAACCCATTTGTAGGTTCATCTAGAATAAGGATAGTGGGTTTATGTAATAGGGCTTGTGCAATTCCTAAACGTTGTCGCATTCCAAGTGAATACCTTTTTACCTTATCACGAATACGATCTTTTAAACCAACAAGCTCAGTTACTTCATCTATACGAGCATTCGTTATTCCAGGAATCATCCTAGCGTAATGAACTAAATTTTGATAGCCTGTTAAATATTTATACATCTCTGGGTTTTCAACAATTGCCCCAATGGAAAGCATCGCTTTTTCAAAGTTTTTAGAAATACTAGTTCCATTGATTATTATGTCTCCTTCGTTTATTGACATAAGGCCAACGATCATTCGGATCGTAGTTGTTTTCCCAGCACCATTTGGTCCTAAAAATCCAAAAATTTCACCTTTATTTACACTAAAAGAGATTTGATCAATAATCGTTCGATTGTTTATTTTTTTAGTTACATTTATTACTTCAAGTACAGTTGAATGAGCCAAAGGATACACCTCCAGAAACTTAGTATTTACAAAAGAATTTTATACTTTTATTTTAATTAAAATTGATAAAAAAAATAGTACTAACTTTATATAGTACTTTATTTACAAAATTAATTTGGAATAATCATAAATTTTAAATAAGTTAATGATCTGTGAAATTCTAAAGATTCAATCGCATCAAGCCTTATTTTGTATTATAATGAGAAGAAATAAATTTTGACAAGCATATATGGAGGTAAGTTTTGAGTAGATTAAAAACAAAACAAACGATGGTTCCAAGTTATCCATTGAGTTTAATGTTTAGGGTCTATCGTTATGTCTTGCCTGAAGTAAAAGATCAACTTAAACAGTGGAGAGTAGTTGCAGATCAAATTCCAAATGATGAGTTGAAAAGACAAGCGATTGCTAGCATGACAACAAAACAATTTCATTGCCAAGGCGGTTCTGTTTATGCTGTGGCTAATTTACCACAACGGCATGTGCTTATTCCACTCATTGTGGCTTTTCAAACCATTAGCGATTATTTGGACAACCTTTGTGATCGCAGTGTTTCTATGGATGCAGATGATTTTCGTTTGTTGCATCAATCAATGTTAGATGCGATAGATCCTTCTGCTTCATTACAAAACTATTATGCAAATCGAACGGATCAAAATGATGGGGGCTATTTACATCAATTAGTGAAAACTTGTCAATCTTGTATATGTTTATTGCCAAGATATGATTTAGTAAAACCATATATAAAAGAATTAGTTTCATATTATTGTGACTTACAAGTTTATAAACACATTAGGCATGATTTGCGTGAGGATCAATTATTACAATGGTGGGGATCATATAGTCATTCTTATCCAAATCTACAATGGAATGAATTTGCAGCAGCAACGGGTTCAACTTTAGGTGTATTTATGCTTTTTTTAGCCGCAACAGATGAAAATTTGAGTGTTGAAACCGTTGAAAACATTAAAAAGAGTTATTTTCCACACATATGTGGTTTACATATTTTATTAGATTATTTGATTGATCAGGAAGAAGATGAAAAGGGCGGAGATTTAAATTTTTGCAGTTATTATGAAAGTAATGAAATGACGATTAACAGAATAGAGTTTATTTTTGAAGAAGCGAATCGAGGTCTGCATCTATTGCCAAACTCATCTTTTCATCAAATGATTATTGAAGGGCTCTTAGCTCTTTATTTATCTGATCCAAAAATAAAGAACCAATCTGAAGTGAAATTGATTTCAAAAAAATTAATGAAAAAAAGTTCGTTTATGCGACTATTTTTTAGGCTGAATAGTGTGTGGATTAGAAAATTAAAGTAAGGAACATATAAGGAGGAATATGACATGACAGCTGTAAAATCAATAGCAGTATTAACAAGTGGCGGAGATTCCCAAGGGATGAATGCTGCGGTTCGTGCAGTTGTACGAAGTGCATTATTTAACGGTTTAGAAGTATATGGTGTGCAAAAAGGATATACAGGTTTGATTAACGATGACATTCGAAAAATGGATCTAAGAAGTGTTGGTGATATCCTCCATCGTGGCGGTACAATATTACAAACTGCAAGATGTTTAGAGTTTAAAACTGAAGAAGGCCAAAAACTCGCAGCAGAAAATCTTAGAAAAAGAGGGATAGATGGTCTTGTAGTTATTGGTGGCGATGGATCATATAAAGGTGCACAAAAATTAAGTAAACTTGGCATTAAAACAATGGGACTGCCAGGAACAATAGATAATGACATCCCATTTACTGATTTTACGATAGGTTTTGATACAGCAGTCAGCATTGTTGTAGATGCTATTAATAAATTAAGGGACACAATGACCTCACATCAGAGAGCTTCACTTGTAGAAGTTATGGGGCGTTCCTCAGGGGATATAGCTTTGTATGCTGGACTTGCAAGTGGAGCTGAAACGATTTTAGTTCCTGAAATACCATTTGATTTAGAAAAGGTTGCAGCAAGAATGGAAAATAATTTTGCCCATGGGAAAAGGCACAGTATTATTGTTTTAGCTGAAGGTGTAGGAAAAGGAGAAGACTTTTGTAAAATAATCTCAGGACATTGTGGAATGGAACCTAGAGTCACTGTATTAGGACATATACAAAGAGGTGGGACTCCAACTCATAATGATCGTATCCTTGCTAGTCGTTTAGGAGATTTTGCTGTAAGTCAACTCATTGCAGGGGAATCTGGTAAAGGATGTGGCATTATTAAAAATGAATTAGTTGCTACAGACATCGATACCGTTGTAACTACAAAAAAAGAATTTAATCACGAACTTTTTGAATTAGCATTACGTTTGTCAAAATAATAATCTTATGGAATGGAGTCATTGAGTAGGATGCTTTAAAAGGAAGTAGGGTATTTATGTTTTTATATAAACTGGAAATTCAATTGGAAGATCAGTTGACTTATATAGTAGTCATCGCTGAATCTGATGAGAAAGCTTTTGATTATGCAGAATCATCACTAGCTGTGCATTTTGTGAAAATGCCAAAAGTGTTAGAGAGTTGTATAATTGAAAAGAAACGTTTAAATAAAGGTTCCGGATATGTAATTGAGACAAAGCAATAAAAATTGAGTAGCAAACCAGTTCTTTTCCTAGAAATCAACACATATTGTAATGACAACGATTTCTATATTTTCACTACAAGGCTCGCCAAAGGCGAGTTTTTTTTATCATTTAAGAATTTTCCCCATTAATGTATGCGGTTCGTCGTATTTTTCAAATTGATGACTATTACTAAATGTAGTAAACAGTATATTATTGGATAAAATTATTTGTATCAGATAAGGGGGAAGGATTCACATATGAAATATGTACTTTATTTCATTCTTTTATTATGCACGCTTATTTTTTCGGCTTGTTCTGATGTAGAAACCATAGAAGATGCAGAAAAAAATAATGATTTTATTAAAAAAGAGAAAGAACTTTATGAGAAGTATGGAACTTTCCATAATACGGATCCAGATTTTGTTTACGATCGTTTTGAAAATGATTCAATTTCAATAGCAGTAATTAGACATGTAGGTGAAGAGGAATTTTATGACTGGATAGAGACCTTACCTGAAGATATAGGAATTACAGTTAGTCTTGTGGAAGAGTTTAAGAAACAATTTAACTTAACTGATGAAGAGATTAAAGAGATAGAAAATGAAACTACCTCATGAATAAAGGGCAGTGTGTTAACTGCCCTTTACTCTATTCAAATGATCGTAACATATCATTTTGTCTTTTCGCTACTTTCTGACTTCGTAGATTTGTTATCCCTACATTTAGACAAGGGTTACTGGCTACTTAAAAAAGTAAATTTTTTCTAATTATTCAGCCCATACTCCATACCAAGGACCATATAACAAAGTGTCGAAATCTATACCCATGCCCTCTACAGTCTGCTGCGATGGTAAAACATTAGCACTTGATGTCAATTTTAATCCATCTGTACGGAAACTAGGAGAGTAATATTCTAAGAAACCTTCTGTTGTTGTAATGTTATCTAGTGCTACTACTTCTGGAAAGGCTTTTTGGTATGCTTCTATTACTTCATTAAAAGATTTTTCATTTACTTCTATGCCTAATGTTTCTGCTTGTTTTAAAAAGCGAATAACTTTAAATTCTTTATAGACTTCGTCAAAAGATTTTCCGTCGGTTTCTATACTTATGTCTAATGAACCTACATATTTTACAAGTTTAGCCTCCCAAACTTCATCGCTTAATTCATCAATGGATTTTCCATATTTTTCTATCCCTAATGTTTCTGCATCCTTAAAAAGTTGAGCAGCCTGTACTTCTGAAAGTAATTCATCAAAAGACTTTCCATCGGTTTTTAGGTCTAATGTTCTTGCCTGTTCAAATAATTTTGCTTCTTTAGTTTCCTGAGATATGTAATAAGATTTTTCACCCCCCGCTAAAGATGCACCCATTAATCCGACTAAACCAAATCCTACAGCTAATGCAGTCATTGTAATAGATTTTTTTAATGACGTTTTTTTAAACATTTTAAAATCCTCCGTATTTTTCATTTTATTTAAATATCTCTTCTTTTTAAGGCTCATGTATTTATCCAAAAATATTTTGCGTACAGACGCCCACCTCTCTAGGTGGTATCTTCAAATCAGGTGGAGTAGAGTCTCCATCTGATTTCTCGATGTTTAAGTTTTGCTTAAACGAGTTCACTGATTCATCATTAAATTGTGGGTTCCAATATAGTTCACCGTTGCCAAAACCTTATAAAACTCTATAAAGTCATGTTTATTTCCCTGTTCATCGTGTCCGATTTTGCCATGGCTACTCTCGTTTGATATAACACATCCAAGGGCGTAAATTCCCATACAACGAATGGTACACATCAACGATATCTTTTAAAGTGATATTACGCTGATTTGTTGATAGTTTGATAGATTCAGACTTGCATTATAGTCTCGATCTATCACCAAACCACATGAATTACATTGGTATGTACGATCTGATAGTTTAAGGTCTTTTTTTACTTCTCCACAACAACTACATGTCTTAGAAGATGGATACCATTTATCAGCGAGTATTAATTCAATTCCATAAAACTTACATTTGTACTCCATTTGTTTTTTAAACTCATGTAAACATTGTTTTGCAATCGCTTTGGATAAATGTTTGTTTTTCATCATGCCTTTAATATTCAAATCTTCCATAACAACTTTAGATGGCTTGGTTTTCACGATCTCATTCGTTGTTTGATGCAAATAATTGTTTCTTATATTTGCTAATTTACGGTGTACTAACTTTATTTTCTTTTCGAGTTTTATAATGTTGCATGTTTTGACGAAACGGTTTCCCTCCTTATTCATTTCATATTTTTTTGATAGGGTGCGTTGCAACCTACGCAACTTCTTTTCCATCTTTTTGATTCTTTTTGTTTTGTTTATATTTTTAAACGTCATTCCATTACTACATACAGCTAAATCTTTAATACCTACATCAACACCGATAACTTCATCTGTTAATTCAATTTTCGATTGTTCTTCTTCCACTCCAACGGATAAATACCAGTACTTTCCGTCAAAACTTACTCTAGGGTTCATGTATTTCACTTCCATCGGAATTTGTTCAGTTGTGTTAACCCATCCTACCTTTTCGATCAACACTTTCATTGGCTTTACTTTCAACTTTTCCGTGTCATTGTAAAACGATGGTTTACTTTTACGTCTGCTCTTAAACTTTGGTTTGTCAGCCAGACCTTTAAAGAAACGTTTATAAGCATTACAAGCATCTTTAACAGCTTGTTTAGCCACGTTATTTGACACTTCATTTAGCCATTGCAACTCAGTTTTCTTTAATTGGGTTAGTTCTTTCCTCAACGTACCATCTAAGATAAACTTCCCACCGTTGTTGTAGTTTTCTTCTTGTCTTGCCAATGTCCAGTTGTAGATGAATCTTGCTGTACCAACGGATTGCCAAAGCTTCTGCTCTTGCTCTTCATTCGGCTTGATTCTAATTTTCTTGGCTAGGATCATCTTCAACTAACTCCTTAATCATTTTCTTAGCTTTGTTGGCTCTTTTACCTTGAAGTCTGCAACTAAACACAGTCACAATTTGAATTAAATCCTCAACTAATTCTTGTTCTTCGGTTTTTTCCGTGTGATCTATAATTTCAATTGTTGTTCCATATTTGTCACATAGATTTTCTATTAATTCAAAACCAAATCGAATTAA
The window above is part of the Chengkuizengella sp. SCS-71B genome. Proteins encoded here:
- a CDS encoding ABC transporter ATP-binding protein, yielding MAHSTVLEVINVTKKINNRTIIDQISFSVNKGEIFGFLGPNGAGKTTTIRMIVGLMSINEGDIIINGTSISKNFEKAMLSIGAIVENPEMYKYLTGYQNLVHYARMIPGITNARIDEVTELVGLKDRIRDKVKRYSLGMRQRLGIAQALLHKPTILILDEPTNGLDPAGIRELRDYLRILANEGTSTLVSSHLLSEMELMCDRVAIIKEGKIIDVKSLKEPTQQLNQVVFEVDQPEKAIQFITQQYEDNEIEKLKNGFIIQINREDVPKINMVLVQEGVLVYSIHSTSKSLEDQFLELTN
- a CDS encoding tetraprenyl-beta-curcumene synthase family protein; translated protein: MSRLKTKQTMVPSYPLSLMFRVYRYVLPEVKDQLKQWRVVADQIPNDELKRQAIASMTTKQFHCQGGSVYAVANLPQRHVLIPLIVAFQTISDYLDNLCDRSVSMDADDFRLLHQSMLDAIDPSASLQNYYANRTDQNDGGYLHQLVKTCQSCICLLPRYDLVKPYIKELVSYYCDLQVYKHIRHDLREDQLLQWWGSYSHSYPNLQWNEFAAATGSTLGVFMLFLAATDENLSVETVENIKKSYFPHICGLHILLDYLIDQEEDEKGGDLNFCSYYESNEMTINRIEFIFEEANRGLHLLPNSSFHQMIIEGLLALYLSDPKIKNQSEVKLISKKLMKKSSFMRLFFRLNSVWIRKLK
- a CDS encoding DUF3906 family protein; the encoded protein is MFLYKLEIQLEDQLTYIVVIAESDEKAFDYAESSLAVHFVKMPKVLESCIIEKKRLNKGSGYVIETKQ
- the pfkA gene encoding 6-phosphofructokinase; the encoded protein is MTAVKSIAVLTSGGDSQGMNAAVRAVVRSALFNGLEVYGVQKGYTGLINDDIRKMDLRSVGDILHRGGTILQTARCLEFKTEEGQKLAAENLRKRGIDGLVVIGGDGSYKGAQKLSKLGIKTMGLPGTIDNDIPFTDFTIGFDTAVSIVVDAINKLRDTMTSHQRASLVEVMGRSSGDIALYAGLASGAETILVPEIPFDLEKVAARMENNFAHGKRHSIIVLAEGVGKGEDFCKIISGHCGMEPRVTVLGHIQRGGTPTHNDRILASRLGDFAVSQLIAGESGKGCGIIKNELVATDIDTVVTTKKEFNHELFELALRLSK
- a CDS encoding RNA-guided endonuclease TnpB family protein, coding for MILAKKIRIKPNEEQEQKLWQSVGTARFIYNWTLARQEENYNNGGKFILDGTLRKELTQLKKTELQWLNEVSNNVAKQAVKDACNAYKRFFKGLADKPKFKSRRKSKPSFYNDTEKLKVKPMKVLIEKVGWVNTTEQIPMEVKYMNPRVSFDGKYWYLSVGVEEEQSKIELTDEVIGVDVGIKDLAVCSNGMTFKNINKTKRIKKMEKKLRRLQRTLSKKYEMNKEGNRFVKTCNIIKLEKKIKLVHRKLANIRNNYLHQTTNEIVKTKPSKVVMEDLNIKGMMKNKHLSKAIAKQCLHEFKKQMEYKCKFYGIELILADKWYPSSKTCSCCGEVKKDLKLSDRTYQCNSCGLVIDRDYNASLNLSNYQQISVISL